CTCGCCACTGCCGTCCTCCCGGAGCTTCGCGATCAGGCGCACCGCACACTCGACGAAACACGGGAAGCGGTGACGGCGATGCGCGTGACGGCCGGCGACGTAGTCCCGTTGTGGTCGTATCTGGCGAACGTAGCCCAGCGCCTATTTGCCGACGTAGCGGTGCGCGTCGAGGCGCGACACACCGGTACACCAGTACGATACGCGCCCGAGGTGGAGACCGAGATCATTCGTATCGCATCCGAAGCGTTGAACAACGCGCGGAACCATTCCGGATGTCGTAACCTGACGTTGAGCTGCGCGTATTCGCGCAATGGCCTCGTCGTTACTGTACACGACAACGGAGCTGGGTTCGACGCGCGCGATGACCGCGATGACGGAGATAGAAGACGACACTGGGGCTTGGTGGGTATGCGCGAGCGCGCATTAGCGATTGGCGCCACGCTCAGCATCGCAAGCTCACCGGGTGCGGGGACGACGATTCGGCTTCATGTCCGTGCGTAACGCCCCGCGCTGAGCGGCCGAGCCGCGGAGAGCGCACGAAGCTATGGCCGAAGAGGTATTGCCTGTGCGAATTGGAATCGGCAACTATCTGCGCACGGCGCTTTGTCAGACTACATGCGTGATGCAAGGAATCCCTGGAAGGAGTGGCCCACATGGTGTTGCATGTCGCCGGTATCTGGCGTTATCCGGTGAAGACGTTGGCTGGCGAGTCGCTGCACACCACCCACGTGAGCTCTGACGGTATTCCCGGCGACCGTGTGATCCAGGTCTATGGGCCGGAGGGCGTGAGGACCGCGCGACGTCAGTACAAGCTCCTCGGTCTGCACGGGTCACTCGATGCCGACGGTCGGCCACGCATTGACGGCAACCCGTGGAACAGCGCGGCGGCGCTTGCGGCGGTGCAAGAGGTCGCAGGAAGTGATGCGGAACTGGTAGAGTATCACGGCATCGACCGCTTCGACATCTTGCCACTCCTCGTCGCTACTGACGGAGCCGTCGCCGCATTCGGGCGTGACGTGCGTCGACTGCGCCCCAACATCCTGATCGGTGGCGTCACGGGGTTGGCGGAGCGGACCTGGGAAGGCGCCGAACTGCAGATCGGCGACGTGATCATCGAGCTCGACTCCCTCCGCGCGCGCTGCCCGATCACCACGGTCGACCCCGATACGATCACGCGCGATCCCGAGGTACTGCGGGATATCGGGCGGCGATTCGGGGGGCGTATTGCCCTCAATGCGCGAGTCTTGCGGCCCGGCAACATACGCGTTGGTGATCGCGTGACCCTGGAATTGTGAACCGCGCCGTGACGCTACGACGTTTGAGGTTTGAACACCAACGCAGCGTCTCATTCAGACCGGCATCCAATCACAGATAGGAGATTCAACGTGACTGACACGACCAGCAGCATCGGTGCACTCGCCGAACAGTTCCTGCAGTGTGTAGGAAATCGTGACGCCGAAGGCGCGGGCGCGCTCTTCGCCGATCGTGTCGACTGGTATGTTGGCGGCAATCCCGCGCTTGCCTGGACCGGCAGGCGCTCACGCGGCTCGGATGTCACCGCGTTTCTGAACACCATGTGGCCTCACTTCAGGGCTGGTGCAAGTACGGCGACGCTCGAGCAGTCGATCATCAACGGCGACGACGCTGTGATCTTCGCGTCTTTTGTCCACACCGCCGATAATACCGGACGTCGGTTCGAGACGCCGGTGGCGATTCACCTGCGGGCAAGTGCC
This region of Gemmatimonas groenlandica genomic DNA includes:
- a CDS encoding nuclear transport factor 2 family protein, whose amino-acid sequence is MTDTTSSIGALAEQFLQCVGNRDAEGAGALFADRVDWYVGGNPALAWTGRRSRGSDVTAFLNTMWPHFRAGASTATLEQSIINGDDAVIFASFVHTADNTGRRFETPVAIHLRASAGRLVLMHLYEDTWAVSHAFFD
- a CDS encoding MOSC domain-containing protein, with amino-acid sequence MVLHVAGIWRYPVKTLAGESLHTTHVSSDGIPGDRVIQVYGPEGVRTARRQYKLLGLHGSLDADGRPRIDGNPWNSAAALAAVQEVAGSDAELVEYHGIDRFDILPLLVATDGAVAAFGRDVRRLRPNILIGGVTGLAERTWEGAELQIGDVIIELDSLRARCPITTVDPDTITRDPEVLRDIGRRFGGRIALNARVLRPGNIRVGDRVTLEL